The proteins below are encoded in one region of Aulosira sp. FACHB-615:
- a CDS encoding glutathione S-transferase family protein, which yields MALGRLVNGQWTTVWTERNEKGEFQRMPTQFHHKITADGASGFRAEADRYHLYVSLGCPWAHRTVLLRALKGLEKVIGLSIVDPVISEQGWKFSDKQGCIRDKVNQADYLWQIYTKANPTYTGRVTVPVLWDKHTNSIINNESRQIIQILNTEFNFFAEKMVDFYPKSLQAVIDKTIDAIYQPINNGVYRVGFATTQTAYEQAMKELFLAMEHWENVLGKQPYLCGEEITLADWCMFTTLFRYDLAYYSLFKCNLKRLVEYPNLWNYCRELYQYPGVKQWCNISHIKQLYYVGLPELNPSGVMPVGPIINFDLPYKCRDRQI from the coding sequence ATGGCATTAGGTAGATTAGTTAACGGACAATGGACAACTGTCTGGACAGAACGGAATGAGAAAGGCGAATTTCAGCGAATGCCAACACAGTTTCATCATAAAATTACCGCAGATGGCGCTAGTGGATTTAGAGCAGAAGCCGATAGATATCATTTGTATGTTTCTTTAGGTTGTCCTTGGGCGCATCGCACTGTTTTATTACGTGCTTTAAAAGGGTTAGAAAAAGTGATTGGTCTTTCTATCGTTGACCCTGTAATTAGTGAACAAGGATGGAAATTTTCGGATAAACAAGGATGTATTCGAGACAAAGTTAACCAAGCTGATTATCTTTGGCAAATTTACACCAAGGCAAATCCCACTTATACCGGAAGAGTTACCGTTCCAGTACTGTGGGATAAACATACAAACAGCATTATCAATAATGAATCTCGGCAAATTATCCAAATATTAAATACAGAATTTAATTTCTTTGCTGAGAAAATGGTTGATTTTTATCCCAAATCCCTACAAGCTGTCATTGATAAAACCATTGATGCTATTTACCAGCCGATCAATAATGGTGTGTATCGCGTTGGTTTTGCCACAACCCAAACGGCTTATGAACAAGCCATGAAAGAATTATTCTTGGCTATGGAACATTGGGAAAATGTTTTAGGTAAACAGCCATATCTCTGCGGTGAAGAAATTACCTTAGCCGATTGGTGTATGTTTACGACTTTGTTTAGATATGATTTAGCATATTATAGCTTGTTTAAGTGTAACTTGAAGCGGTTAGTGGAATATCCCAATCTCTGGAATTATTGCCGGGAGCTATATCAATATCCTGGTGTGAAACAATGGTGTAATATTAGTCATATCAAACAACTGTATTATGTAGGTCTACCAGAATTAAATCCGAGTGGAGTGATGCCAGTAGGCCCGATAATTAATTTTGACTTACCTTATAAATGCCGCGATCGCCAAATCTAG
- a CDS encoding dihydrofolate reductase family protein — MRKISLFIASSLDGYIARESGEIDWLFTDQDYGYSEFIAEVDTLIMGHKTYQQVLGFDEYPYSEQEVFVLSHTLQGKAENNAIFINDDWVNFITNLRQSRGGVIWLVGGGQTIHYFLQHNLIDEIILSIHPIILGSGIPLIIKDSSIATKLELRNVKSYDSGLVQVTYNVKS; from the coding sequence ATGCGAAAAATTAGTTTATTTATTGCGTCTAGCCTTGATGGATATATTGCTAGAGAATCAGGGGAAATAGATTGGCTATTTACAGACCAAGACTATGGTTACTCTGAGTTTATTGCTGAAGTTGATACATTAATTATGGGTCACAAGACTTATCAGCAAGTACTGGGTTTTGATGAATATCCATACAGTGAACAAGAAGTTTTTGTACTTTCTCATACTCTGCAAGGTAAAGCAGAGAATAACGCAATATTTATCAATGATGATTGGGTTAATTTTATAACAAATTTACGTCAATCTCGTGGTGGTGTGATTTGGTTAGTTGGCGGAGGGCAGACAATTCATTATTTTTTACAGCATAATTTGATTGATGAGATAATTCTCTCAATTCATCCCATTATTTTAGGCAGTGGGATTCCATTAATTATTAAGGACTCAAGTATCGCTACAAAACTGGAGTTGCGAAATGTGAAAAGTTATGATTCAGGGTTAGTGCAAGTTACGTATAATGTGAAAAGTTAA
- a CDS encoding DUF3592 domain-containing protein, translated as MPNQDVTFFRIFGSIFAGIGSIFLITGIIIAIDTRSFSKNSIPAQGTVINVVKHKSRDSKGRSSTIYYPVIKFTANSGKVVEFEAGSGSNPPAYSPGQQVKILYNPQEPESAAIHSWFDLWFLPTMFIGMGSLFVVIGGIPLIKSFLPRS; from the coding sequence ATGCCAAATCAAGATGTCACCTTTTTTCGCATATTTGGTTCTATATTTGCGGGGATTGGTAGTATTTTTTTGATCACAGGTATCATCATTGCTATAGATACTCGCAGTTTCTCCAAAAATTCTATCCCCGCCCAAGGAACTGTGATTAACGTAGTTAAACATAAATCTAGAGATAGTAAAGGGCGTTCTTCTACTATTTATTACCCAGTCATCAAATTTACAGCAAATTCTGGTAAAGTAGTAGAATTTGAAGCTGGTAGCGGCAGTAACCCCCCAGCATATTCTCCAGGACAACAAGTAAAAATTCTCTACAATCCCCAAGAGCCAGAATCTGCTGCAATTCACTCTTGGTTTGATTTATGGTTTTTACCTACAATGTTTATTGGTATGGGTTCACTGTTTGTTGTAATTGGGGGAATCCCATTAATAAAATCATTCCTACCTAGAAGCTAA